Proteins from a genomic interval of Diaminobutyricimonas aerilata:
- the pstA gene encoding phosphate ABC transporter permease PstA has product MTAVATPNALASGRLPKMAPWGVLVGSWVVMGGILALLAAGGLLDAVSPVAVIFWGTVLYIGAIYVISRLVEGHRQATDRFVTALVVTAFIIALLPLVSLLTTVIGNGLNRFDLEFFTFSMRNVVGEGGGAAHAISGTLLITLAATIISVPIGLMTAIYLVEYGNNSRLAKGVTFLIDVMTGIPSIVAGLFAYALFAIFLGPGVRLGFAGAIALSVLMIPVVVRSCEEMLRLVPNELREASFALGVPKWLTVVKVVLPTSIAGITTGIMLAIARVIGETAPLLVVAGFTASLNTNLLAERMQSLPVFVFSSYANPGVDTQAYIDRAWAGALTLILIVMLLNLVARLIARFFAPKLGR; this is encoded by the coding sequence ATGACCGCGGTCGCCACACCCAACGCTCTCGCCTCCGGGCGGCTGCCCAAGATGGCCCCGTGGGGGGTGCTCGTCGGATCCTGGGTGGTCATGGGCGGCATCCTCGCCCTGCTCGCCGCGGGCGGCCTGCTCGACGCGGTGAGCCCCGTCGCGGTGATCTTCTGGGGCACGGTGCTCTACATCGGCGCGATCTACGTGATCTCGCGGCTCGTCGAGGGTCACCGCCAGGCGACGGACCGCTTCGTCACGGCCCTCGTCGTGACGGCGTTCATCATCGCCCTGCTTCCGCTCGTCTCGCTGCTCACCACGGTGATCGGCAACGGCCTCAACCGCTTCGATCTCGAGTTCTTCACCTTCTCGATGCGCAACGTCGTCGGGGAGGGCGGCGGTGCCGCGCACGCGATCTCGGGCACGCTGCTCATCACGCTCGCGGCGACGATCATCTCGGTGCCGATCGGCCTGATGACCGCGATCTACCTCGTGGAGTACGGCAACAACAGCCGCCTCGCGAAGGGCGTCACGTTCCTCATCGACGTCATGACGGGCATCCCGTCGATCGTCGCCGGTCTGTTCGCCTACGCGCTCTTCGCGATCTTCCTCGGCCCGGGCGTGCGGCTGGGCTTCGCCGGCGCGATCGCCTTGTCGGTGCTGATGATCCCCGTCGTCGTCCGCTCCTGCGAGGAGATGCTGCGCCTCGTGCCCAACGAACTGCGCGAGGCGTCGTTCGCGCTCGGGGTGCCGAAGTGGCTCACCGTCGTGAAGGTCGTGCTGCCCACCTCGATCGCCGGCATCACCACGGGCATCATGCTCGCCATCGCCCGTGTGATCGGCGAGACGGCCCCGCTGCTCGTCGTCGCCGGCTTCACGGCGAGCCTCAACACCAACCTGCTCGCCGAGCGCATGCAGAGCCTGCCGGTGTTCGTGTTCTCGTCGTACGCCAACCCGGGCGTCGACACGCAGGCCTACATCGACCGCGCATGGGCGGGAGCACTGACGCTCATCCTCATCGTCATGCTTCTCAACCTCGTCGCGCGGCTCATCGCCCGCTTCTTCGCCCCCAAGCTCGGCCGCTAA
- the pstB gene encoding phosphate ABC transporter ATP-binding protein PstB: MSKRIEVRDLNVYYSKFLAVEGVSLTIEPRTVTAFIGPSGCGKSTFLRTLNRMHEVIPGARVEGEVLIDNNNLYAPGVDPVLVRRQVGMVFQRPNPFPTMSIRDNVLAGVKLNNRRMSKSDADSLVEKSLQGANLWNEVKDRLDRPGAGLSGGQQQRLCIARAIAVSPEVILMDEPCSALDPISTLAIEDLIEELKQEYTIVIVTHNMQQASRVSDRTAFFNIAGTGKPGKLIEYDDTNTIFSKPSVQATEDYVSGKFG; encoded by the coding sequence GTGTCCAAGCGCATCGAGGTCCGTGACCTCAACGTGTACTACAGCAAGTTCCTGGCGGTGGAGGGCGTCTCCCTGACGATCGAACCGCGCACCGTGACGGCCTTCATCGGCCCGTCCGGGTGCGGCAAGTCCACCTTCCTCCGCACCCTCAACCGCATGCACGAGGTCATCCCCGGCGCCCGCGTCGAGGGCGAGGTGCTCATCGACAACAACAACCTGTACGCCCCCGGCGTCGATCCGGTGCTCGTGCGGCGTCAGGTCGGCATGGTGTTCCAGCGCCCCAACCCGTTCCCGACGATGTCGATCCGCGACAACGTGCTCGCCGGCGTGAAGCTCAACAACCGGCGCATGTCGAAGAGCGATGCGGATTCGCTCGTCGAGAAGTCGCTGCAGGGCGCGAACCTGTGGAACGAGGTCAAGGACCGCCTCGACCGCCCGGGCGCCGGTCTCTCCGGTGGTCAGCAGCAGCGACTGTGCATCGCCCGCGCGATCGCCGTCTCGCCCGAGGTCATCCTCATGGACGAGCCGTGCTCGGCCCTCGACCCGATCTCGACGCTCGCGATCGAGGACCTCATCGAGGAACTCAAGCAGGAGTACACGATCGTCATCGTGACCCACAACATGCAGCAGGCGAGCCGCGTGAGCGACCGCACCGCGTTCTTCAACATCGCGGGCACCGGCAAGCCGGGCAAGCTCATCGAGTACGACGACACGAACACGATCTTCTCCAAGCCGAGTGTGCAGGCGACCGAGGACTACGTCTCCGGCAAGTTCGGATGA
- a CDS encoding anti-sigma factor domain-containing protein, translating into MTRHDDENSTGAYVLNALSESERAEFEARVSESGSLPHEVTELADTAVVLGLAVEPVTPSPDLKARLMAAVATTPQLPRETPAGPTAVSPAEVAPATVTRAASVPPVATVDPRIERAATPDAGPAERRARRSWVRTSVAVLGAVAAAAGLLFGGVAIGRSLDRPPAVSTEAAAFAEVAAAPDARRVVQQLPTGATLSMYYSLELQRSAISWDGLDELPEGEVYELWYIGDETVSAGLFRAGSGDNFAVLDGEMNAGDAVGITIEPEGGSKEPTLERLVTVLET; encoded by the coding sequence ATGACCCGCCACGACGACGAGAACTCCACCGGCGCCTACGTGCTCAACGCGTTGTCCGAGAGCGAACGCGCCGAGTTCGAGGCGCGCGTCTCCGAATCCGGATCGCTGCCGCACGAGGTGACCGAACTCGCGGACACGGCGGTGGTGCTCGGGCTCGCCGTCGAGCCGGTGACACCGTCGCCCGACCTGAAGGCGCGGCTGATGGCGGCGGTCGCCACCACGCCGCAATTGCCGCGCGAGACGCCCGCCGGCCCCACCGCCGTCTCCCCGGCGGAAGTCGCACCGGCCACGGTGACCCGCGCCGCGTCGGTGCCCCCTGTGGCGACCGTCGACCCCCGCATCGAGCGGGCGGCCACGCCGGACGCCGGGCCCGCCGAGCGACGCGCCCGGCGGAGCTGGGTGCGCACCTCCGTCGCCGTGCTCGGAGCGGTCGCGGCCGCAGCCGGCCTGCTCTTCGGCGGGGTCGCCATCGGCCGATCGCTCGACCGACCGCCGGCGGTGTCGACCGAGGCGGCCGCGTTCGCCGAAGTGGCCGCGGCCCCGGATGCCCGTCGGGTCGTGCAGCAGCTGCCGACCGGAGCCACGCTCTCGATGTACTACTCGCTCGAGCTGCAGCGATCGGCGATCAGCTGGGACGGTCTCGACGAGCTGCCCGAGGGCGAGGTCTACGAGCTCTGGTACATCGGTGACGAGACGGTATCGGCGGGACTGTTCCGAGCCGGCTCCGGCGACAACTTCGCGGTGCTCGACGGCGAGATGAACGCCGGCGACGCGGTCGGGATCACGATCGAGCCGGAGGGTGGTTCGAAGGAGCCCACCCTCGAACGTCTCGTGACGGTGCTCGAGACCTGA
- a CDS encoding sigma-70 family RNA polymerase sigma factor — MLEPVRDGIEGGHQTDRSGAPALDALLARVAEGDQQAFAELYDRIAPRVLGLVTRLLRDRAQSEEVTQEIFLEVWQNATRYDAGKGGAVTWILTMAHRRAVDRVRSSQAGRDRDTRIGIRDWSPDYDSVSESVEVTMESERVKKAMSRLTELQRQAITLAYYGGYSHSEVASILSVPIGTIKTRLRDGMIRLRDEMGVTS; from the coding sequence ATGCTGGAGCCCGTGCGAGACGGAATCGAAGGCGGACACCAGACCGACCGGTCCGGCGCGCCCGCCCTCGACGCCCTGCTCGCCCGCGTGGCCGAGGGAGACCAGCAGGCGTTCGCGGAGCTGTACGACCGCATCGCGCCGCGCGTGCTCGGCCTCGTCACCCGGCTGCTGCGCGACCGCGCCCAGTCGGAGGAGGTGACGCAGGAGATCTTCCTCGAGGTCTGGCAGAACGCCACGCGCTACGACGCCGGCAAGGGCGGTGCCGTGACCTGGATCCTCACCATGGCCCACCGCCGAGCGGTCGACCGCGTGCGCAGCTCGCAGGCGGGGCGGGACCGCGACACCAGGATCGGCATCCGCGACTGGTCGCCCGACTACGATTCGGTGTCCGAATCGGTCGAGGTGACCATGGAATCCGAACGGGTGAAGAAGGCCATGTCCCGGCTCACCGAGCTCCAGCGGCAGGCCATCACCCTCGCCTACTACGGCGGCTACAGCCACAGCGAGGTGGCGTCGATCCTCAGCGTGCCGATCGGCACGATCAAGACACGATTGCGCGACGGCATGATCCGGTTGCGCGACGAGATGGGGGTGACCTCATGA
- a CDS encoding cytochrome c biogenesis protein DipZ, with protein sequence MLVSLALIGLIGGLITGISPCILPVLPVIFLSGGVQSAREGGTDAAAPKVSRWRPYLVILGLVTAFSVFTLIGSLILGLLGLPQDFLRWAGIVVLVLIGIGLIVPAFQHILEKPFSWIPQKNVGTDRGGFVLGLALGAVYVPCAGPVLAAITVAGSTGQIGVETVVLTLTFAVGAALPLLIFALAGRRVGERVKTFRRRQKGIRLTGGILMIALAIGLVFNLPQYLQRIIPDYTSYLQDTIGNSEQVQEQLDLGGLVTDENRALSECTEGATELESCGTAPSIRGIQEWFNTPGNAPIALDELRGQVVLIDFWAYSCINCQRSIPHVTAWYDAYADAGLEVIGVHSPEYAFEKEPRNVKAGAASFGIEYPVALDNSLSTWTNYRNRYWPAHYLVDAEGTVRHIKFGEGDYDTTEKLIRELLQDADPDVRLPDATEVADASPDAGSTTPETYLSVGKEVNYAGKGDYRNGEGSYSLPKELKRDSFALDGDWTIDFQNATPTSGDARIRLDYTAREIRMVLGGEGTVSYRIDGELKEFEVGGVPTSYPIAEFDDLDRGVLDVTVDPGVEVYSFTFG encoded by the coding sequence GCCCGTGCTGCCGGTGATCTTCCTCTCCGGCGGGGTGCAGTCCGCCCGGGAGGGAGGTACGGATGCCGCAGCGCCGAAGGTCTCGAGGTGGCGGCCCTACCTCGTCATCCTCGGCCTCGTCACCGCGTTCAGCGTCTTCACGCTCATCGGCTCGCTCATCCTGGGCCTGCTCGGACTGCCGCAGGACTTCCTGCGCTGGGCCGGGATCGTCGTGCTCGTGCTCATCGGCATCGGGCTCATCGTGCCGGCGTTCCAGCACATCCTCGAGAAGCCGTTCTCGTGGATCCCGCAGAAGAACGTCGGCACCGACCGCGGCGGGTTCGTGCTCGGGCTCGCGCTCGGCGCGGTCTACGTGCCGTGTGCCGGCCCCGTGCTCGCCGCGATCACCGTCGCCGGATCGACCGGGCAGATCGGCGTCGAGACGGTCGTGCTGACCCTCACCTTCGCCGTCGGCGCCGCCCTGCCGCTGCTCATCTTCGCGCTCGCCGGACGTCGCGTGGGGGAGCGGGTCAAGACCTTCCGCCGCCGTCAGAAGGGCATCCGGCTCACCGGCGGCATCCTCATGATCGCTCTCGCGATCGGTCTCGTCTTCAACCTGCCGCAGTACCTGCAGCGCATCATCCCGGACTACACGAGCTACCTGCAGGACACCATCGGCAACTCCGAGCAGGTGCAGGAACAGCTCGACCTCGGCGGGCTCGTCACCGATGAGAACCGTGCCCTCTCGGAATGCACCGAGGGCGCCACCGAACTCGAGTCGTGCGGCACGGCGCCGTCGATCCGCGGCATCCAGGAGTGGTTCAACACCCCCGGGAACGCGCCGATCGCGCTCGACGAGCTGCGCGGCCAGGTCGTGCTCATCGACTTCTGGGCGTACTCCTGCATCAACTGCCAGCGCTCCATCCCGCACGTCACCGCCTGGTACGACGCCTACGCGGATGCCGGCCTCGAGGTGATCGGCGTGCACTCTCCCGAGTACGCCTTCGAGAAGGAGCCGCGCAACGTCAAGGCGGGTGCGGCCTCGTTCGGCATCGAGTACCCGGTCGCGCTCGACAACTCGCTCTCCACCTGGACCAACTACCGCAACCGGTACTGGCCCGCGCACTACCTCGTCGACGCCGAGGGCACCGTGCGGCACATCAAGTTCGGTGAGGGCGACTACGACACCACGGAGAAGCTGATCCGCGAACTCCTGCAGGACGCCGACCCCGACGTGCGGTTGCCCGACGCCACCGAGGTGGCGGACGCGTCACCCGACGCGGGCTCGACGACTCCGGAGACCTACCTCTCCGTCGGCAAGGAGGTCAACTACGCGGGGAAGGGCGACTACCGCAACGGCGAGGGCTCCTACTCGCTGCCGAAGGAGCTGAAGCGCGACAGCTTCGCCCTCGACGGCGACTGGACGATCGACTTCCAGAACGCCACCCCGACCTCCGGTGACGCCCGCATCCGACTCGACTACACCGCGCGGGAGATCCGTATGGTGCTCGGCGGCGAAGGCACGGTGAGCTACCGGATCGATGGCGAGCTGAAGGAGTTCGAGGTGGGCGGAGTGCCGACCTCGTACCCGATCGCCGAGTTCGACGATCTGGATCGCGGGGTGCTCGACGTCACGGTCGATCCGGGCGTCGAGGTGTACTCGTTCACCTTCGGATGA